In Ignavibacteria bacterium, a single window of DNA contains:
- a CDS encoding HEPN domain-containing protein, with product MGKDEIINNIAQQWLKIAERDLLSAKQGLKAEIVVTDIVCFHCQQSVEKFLKAYLVKHQIEFPKTHSIIALLNLCSTVDQSIKEELHLADVLTDYAVEIRYPDEWYEPNLQETKEAHEIALKVKEVILKKFERLK from the coding sequence ATGGGTAAAGACGAAATAATCAATAACATCGCTCAACAGTGGCTCAAGATTGCTGAAAGAGATTTGCTGAGTGCTAAGCAGGGATTGAAAGCTGAAATCGTGGTAACTGACATCGTTTGCTTTCATTGCCAGCAATCCGTGGAAAAATTCTTAAAAGCTTATCTCGTTAAACATCAAATCGAATTTCCTAAAACACATAGTATCATTGCTCTGTTAAATCTATGTTCAACCGTTGATCAGTCTATTAAAGAAGAATTACATTTAGCTGATGTACTTACTGATTATGCTGTTGAAATTCGATATCCGGATGAATGGTATGAACCAAATCTGCAAGAAACGAAAGAAGCTCACGAGATCGCTTTGAAAGTAAAGGAAGTTATTCTTAAAAAATTTGAAAGATTAAAATAA
- a CDS encoding SDR family oxidoreductase, whose product MNNIPISVVTGGAGFLGSHLCDKLINNGHKVICLDNLITGSLENVSHLFGNENFKFVKYDVTEFVHIDGRVDNILHFASPASPIDYLKLPIQTLKVGSLGTHKALGLAKAKGARFLLASTSEVYGDPEIHPQPESYWGNVNPIGPRGVYDEAKRFAEALTMAYNRYHGVDTRIVRIFNTYGPRMRLHDGRVLPTFIGQALKGEDLSVFGNGSQTRSFCFVEDLIEGIFRLLNSNFKEPINIGNADEITILEFAQEVLKFTKSKSKIAFKELPIDDPKVRQPDITLAKQILDWEPKISRSEGIKITIDFFKRKLEL is encoded by the coding sequence ATGAACAATATTCCAATTTCAGTTGTAACGGGTGGAGCGGGATTTCTCGGCTCTCATCTTTGTGATAAGCTTATAAACAATGGACACAAAGTAATCTGTCTCGATAACCTTATCACAGGTAGTCTTGAAAATGTATCACATCTTTTCGGGAATGAAAATTTTAAGTTCGTTAAATATGATGTTACAGAATTCGTCCACATCGATGGACGAGTTGACAACATTCTTCATTTTGCTTCTCCAGCTTCACCGATCGATTATTTAAAATTACCAATACAGACATTGAAAGTCGGATCACTAGGAACACACAAAGCACTCGGACTCGCCAAAGCAAAAGGTGCAAGGTTTTTATTGGCGTCAACATCAGAAGTATATGGAGATCCGGAAATTCATCCGCAGCCGGAAAGTTACTGGGGAAATGTTAATCCGATCGGACCTCGCGGTGTTTATGATGAAGCGAAACGTTTCGCTGAAGCATTGACAATGGCTTATAATCGCTATCATGGAGTTGATACAAGAATCGTTCGTATCTTTAATACGTACGGACCAAGAATGCGATTGCACGATGGAAGAGTTCTACCGACTTTTATAGGGCAAGCATTGAAGGGGGAAGATCTTTCAGTCTTTGGAAACGGTTCACAAACCCGAAGCTTTTGTTTTGTAGAAGATTTGATTGAAGGAATATTTCGATTGCTAAATTCGAATTTTAAAGAGCCGATCAACATTGGTAATGCTGACGAAATTACGATACTTGAATTCGCTCAAGAAGTCTTGAAATTCACTAAGAGTAAAAGCAAAATCGCGTTCAAAGAATTGCCGATTGACGATCCAAAAGTTCGTCAACCCGATATTACACTTGCAAAACAAATTCTCGACTGGGAACCAAAAATATCACGAAGCGAAGGAATAAAAATTACGATTGATTTCTTTAAAAGGAAATTAGAGTTATAA
- a CDS encoding T9SS type A sorting domain-containing protein, which yields MIHYPLPSGLYFYQLRTGNFVETKKMIYLK from the coding sequence ATTATCCACTATCCATTGCCCTCAGGTCTTTATTTCTATCAACTTCGAACTGGAAATTTCGTTGAGACAAAAAAAATGATCTACCTTAAGTGA
- the lipB gene encoding lipoyl(octanoyl) transferase LipB, which produces MSYRQLNIINLEIEPYQKIWDFQKKLHQLRLGNLIDDTFILLEHPHTYTLGKSANENHLLADDRSLNENRIDVFEIDRGGDITYHGPGQIVGYPIIKLDELYEDVHKYLRELEEIIIRTLDEYNIKSERNDDYTGVWINNNKIAAIGIKVSRWITMHGFAFNVNTDLSYFDKIIPCGIFEKGVTSLSAELGTKIPLKNVKDVVIKHFCKIFNYDSIKHFSSMDEFNNEFHSIEFEGA; this is translated from the coding sequence TTGAGCTATCGACAATTAAATATCATAAACCTCGAAATCGAACCCTACCAAAAAATTTGGGACTTCCAGAAAAAGCTGCATCAGTTGAGGCTCGGAAATCTCATTGATGATACATTCATTCTTCTTGAACATCCACACACTTACACACTTGGAAAATCTGCAAATGAAAATCATCTGCTTGCGGATGATCGATCTCTTAATGAGAATAGGATCGATGTTTTTGAAATCGATCGCGGCGGCGATATTACTTATCACGGACCTGGACAAATCGTCGGCTATCCAATTATAAAATTAGACGAACTTTATGAAGATGTGCACAAGTACTTGCGCGAGCTTGAAGAGATAATTATTCGAACCCTCGATGAGTATAATATTAAATCGGAAAGAAATGACGATTACACAGGAGTTTGGATCAATAACAATAAAATTGCTGCCATCGGAATAAAAGTCAGCCGCTGGATAACCATGCATGGATTTGCTTTCAATGTGAATACCGATCTATCGTATTTTGATAAGATCATTCCGTGCGGAATCTTTGAGAAAGGAGTGACTTCTTTATCAGCCGAGTTGGGAACGAAAATCCCCCTAAAAAATGTTAAAGATGTTGTAATCAAGCATTTTTGCAAGATTTTTAATTATGACTCTATTAAACATTTTAGTTCAATGGACGAGTTTAATAACGAATTTCATTCAATTGAATTTGAGGGAGCTTAA
- the sucB gene encoding 2-oxoglutarate dehydrogenase, E2 component, dihydrolipoamide succinyltransferase, with the protein MDVVMPKMGESVNEGTIIKWHKQKGDKVNKDEILFEISTDKVDTEIPSPTAGILTDIKVFEQETVPVGSVVAVIDSGNGSAPSTEPIAEETVEQVSESKPTGDLIDIIMPKMGESVTQGTILKWHKSIGDKIKKDETLFEISTDKVDTEVPSPVEGVLSEIIVSEQETVDVGVVVAKISPSGFVLKISKKEEEKKTERTSSKSDQLVESVPPKTEPKENASGKNRFYSPLVLNIARMENISFDELEMIDGSGIGGRVTKKDILNYISTERKFAGTATRPFSKPAVETVQFQPGEATRIEPLDNMRQLIMENMVKSRDTSVHVAGIQEVDMSKIHNYIQKNKDFFLEREGVKLTYLPFIIDATVKALKDFPYVNSSIDGKNVVLKNFINIGMAVALDPMGLIVPVIKGADEKNIVGLAKSVYDLGTRARNKRLSPDEVKDSTFTITNYGVFGTLFGNPIINQPEVAILGIGAVTKKPVVIEVDGQDTIAIRPMMYISLCHDHRLVDGALAGKFMMRLKEFLQNFDG; encoded by the coding sequence ATTGATGTTGTTATGCCAAAAATGGGTGAAAGCGTGAATGAAGGAACGATCATTAAATGGCACAAACAAAAAGGAGATAAAGTTAACAAAGATGAGATTTTATTTGAGATCAGTACTGATAAAGTAGATACAGAAATCCCGTCTCCAACGGCAGGAATATTAACTGATATAAAAGTATTTGAGCAGGAAACTGTGCCTGTCGGCTCGGTTGTGGCTGTTATTGATTCGGGAAATGGATCTGCACCTTCCACCGAACCTATAGCCGAAGAAACAGTTGAACAAGTTTCGGAGTCGAAACCAACGGGAGACCTGATTGATATAATCATGCCAAAGATGGGCGAAAGCGTTACTCAAGGAACAATTTTAAAATGGCATAAATCTATCGGAGATAAAATTAAAAAAGATGAGACTTTATTTGAGATCAGCACGGATAAAGTTGATACTGAAGTGCCTTCTCCAGTTGAAGGAGTTTTGTCAGAAATAATTGTTAGCGAACAGGAAACTGTGGATGTGGGAGTTGTGGTCGCAAAAATATCTCCATCAGGATTCGTACTAAAAATTTCTAAGAAAGAGGAAGAGAAAAAAACTGAAAGAACCTCAAGTAAATCTGACCAGTTGGTTGAATCAGTACCACCCAAAACTGAACCGAAGGAAAATGCCTCAGGAAAAAACAGATTTTATTCTCCTCTCGTTCTAAATATTGCTCGTATGGAAAATATATCATTTGATGAACTTGAAATGATTGATGGTTCGGGAATTGGCGGGCGCGTTACGAAAAAAGACATATTAAATTATATCTCGACCGAAAGAAAATTTGCTGGGACAGCAACTAGACCTTTCTCAAAACCAGCAGTTGAGACAGTTCAATTTCAGCCCGGAGAAGCAACCAGGATTGAACCGCTTGACAACATGCGGCAATTAATAATGGAAAACATGGTAAAAAGCCGTGATACTTCTGTGCATGTTGCAGGAATTCAAGAAGTTGATATGTCGAAAATCCATAACTACATCCAAAAGAATAAAGACTTTTTTCTCGAAAGAGAAGGAGTTAAATTAACTTACCTTCCATTTATAATTGATGCAACAGTTAAAGCGTTGAAAGATTTTCCTTATGTAAATTCATCAATTGATGGGAAAAATGTTGTTCTAAAGAATTTCATCAATATCGGAATGGCAGTCGCACTTGATCCAATGGGATTAATTGTTCCAGTAATTAAGGGTGCTGATGAAAAAAATATTGTCGGTCTTGCTAAATCTGTATATGATCTGGGAACAAGAGCCAGAAATAAAAGGCTGAGTCCGGATGAAGTTAAAGATTCGACTTTTACAATTACAAATTATGGTGTATTTGGAACTTTGTTTGGTAATCCGATCATCAATCAGCCAGAAGTCGCAATACTTGGTATAGGTGCGGTTACTAAAAAGCCTGTTGTAATTGAGGTTGATGGGCAAGACACCATCGCAATCAGGCCAATGATGTATATTTCACTTTGCCATGATCATCGCCTAGTTGATGGTGCTTTAGCAGGCAAATTCATGATGCGATTAAAAGAGTTTCTTCAAAATTTTGATGGATAA
- a CDS encoding tungsten formylmethanofuran dehydrogenase, which produces MTARKNNGGKQILDAPTGRKDIFGGLTKQELTSVMRTMLLSRAMDEKILRLLKQGKMFFHIGCAGHEAIQIAVAKALRPGTDWAFPYYRGLAFSLAIGIKPEEIFLHQFGKADDPFTGGRQMPGHYSSLSLNVPTQSSPTGSQYLQSVGCALASVRTGKKEVTVVSSGEGATSQGEFHEAVNWASREKLPVIFLIENNRWAISVPVENQTAGEGGSIAEMTKGYKNLFRQQIDGTNYLECNSAAVAAVKYSRNMQGPSLIEADVVRLFPHSSSDDQKKYRPAEQIEADKKRDPINLFKDLLIEKGTLTDLAFDEILKEVNDRVDEAANWAENAPDPEPESASLHVFSDAINSKDIEYENYGEEEKPIVMVDAINHAMREEMEKDASIYIFGEDIADGKGGVFSATKGLSTRFGDERVFNSPLAEASIVGVAIGMAQRGLKPVVEIQFADYIWPAMQQIRDELALIRYRSNNAWSAHVVIRTACGGFIHGGHYHSQNIESFFAHCPGLYIAYPSNAADAKGLLKTAIQLDDPVLFLEHKGLYRQSYAMSNEPGKDYYVPFGKGKIKQHGEDLTIVTWGSMVNEAIHSAKNFSDSSIEIIDIRTIVPLDKELILESVKKTGKVLIVHEDTLSAGFGAEIAAIISDEAFEYLDGPVKRIGAKDTPIPYHPNLEYYVLPTKPTISKAIKEILEF; this is translated from the coding sequence ATGACTGCACGTAAAAACAATGGGGGAAAGCAGATTCTCGATGCACCAACCGGACGTAAAGATATTTTTGGCGGCTTGACAAAGCAGGAATTGACTTCTGTCATGCGAACAATGCTCCTTTCAAGAGCAATGGATGAAAAAATTCTCCGCCTTCTCAAGCAGGGTAAAATGTTTTTTCACATTGGCTGTGCTGGTCACGAAGCAATTCAAATAGCTGTCGCCAAAGCATTGAGACCTGGAACCGACTGGGCGTTCCCATATTATCGCGGATTAGCATTTTCCTTGGCAATCGGAATTAAACCTGAAGAGATTTTTCTTCATCAATTCGGCAAAGCAGACGATCCCTTTACGGGTGGAAGGCAAATGCCTGGACACTACAGTTCGTTGAGTCTGAATGTTCCTACACAATCGAGCCCAACTGGTTCTCAATACTTGCAATCTGTTGGTTGTGCGTTAGCCTCTGTGAGAACGGGAAAAAAAGAAGTAACAGTCGTTTCATCCGGCGAGGGGGCAACAAGCCAAGGTGAATTTCATGAGGCAGTTAATTGGGCAAGCAGAGAAAAATTACCTGTAATATTTTTAATTGAAAATAATCGCTGGGCAATTTCTGTTCCTGTAGAAAATCAGACAGCAGGCGAGGGTGGATCAATTGCTGAAATGACCAAAGGTTATAAAAATTTATTCCGCCAGCAAATTGATGGAACGAATTATCTCGAATGCAATTCGGCTGCAGTCGCTGCAGTCAAATATTCAAGAAATATGCAGGGACCAAGTTTGATTGAAGCAGATGTTGTTAGATTGTTCCCTCATTCATCTTCAGATGACCAGAAAAAATACCGTCCTGCTGAACAAATTGAAGCCGATAAGAAACGTGATCCAATAAATCTTTTTAAAGACTTGCTTATTGAAAAAGGAACTCTTACCGATTTAGCATTTGATGAAATTCTAAAAGAAGTTAATGATAGAGTCGATGAAGCTGCCAATTGGGCAGAGAATGCACCAGATCCTGAACCGGAAAGTGCATCGCTGCATGTTTTTTCTGATGCAATTAATAGTAAAGATATTGAATATGAAAATTATGGTGAGGAGGAAAAACCGATCGTAATGGTTGATGCGATCAATCACGCAATGCGAGAAGAGATGGAAAAGGATGCCAGCATTTATATTTTTGGTGAAGATATTGCAGATGGTAAAGGTGGAGTTTTTTCAGCGACAAAAGGATTGTCAACGCGATTTGGAGATGAGCGAGTATTTAATTCGCCATTAGCGGAGGCAAGTATAGTTGGAGTCGCAATCGGAATGGCACAGCGCGGTTTGAAACCAGTAGTTGAAATTCAGTTCGCAGACTACATCTGGCCAGCAATGCAGCAGATAAGAGATGAGCTTGCATTAATTCGTTACCGTTCGAATAATGCTTGGTCGGCACATGTGGTTATTAGAACAGCTTGCGGCGGATTTATTCATGGCGGTCATTACCACAGTCAAAATATTGAATCGTTCTTTGCTCACTGTCCGGGACTTTACATCGCTTATCCTTCGAATGCTGCAGATGCGAAAGGATTATTAAAAACAGCAATCCAACTTGATGATCCTGTTTTGTTTCTTGAACACAAAGGATTGTACCGTCAATCATATGCAATGAGTAATGAGCCAGGAAAAGATTACTATGTACCTTTTGGGAAGGGAAAAATTAAACAGCACGGTGAAGATTTAACTATAGTGACTTGGGGTTCGATGGTAAATGAAGCGATTCACTCCGCTAAGAATTTTTCAGATTCTTCCATCGAGATAATTGATATTAGAACTATCGTCCCGCTTGATAAAGAATTAATTCTTGAAAGTGTGAAGAAAACCGGAAAGGTTTTAATTGTGCATGAAGATACATTGAGTGCAGGATTTGGGGCTGAGATTGCAGCAATCATATCCGATGAAGCATTTGAATATTTGGATGGACCAGTTAAACGGATTGGAGCTAAAGACACACCGATTCCATATCATCCAAATCTTGAGTATTATGTCCTGCCAACGAAACCAACAATTAGTAAAGCAATAAAAGAAATATTAGAATTTTAA
- a CDS encoding nucleotidyltransferase domain-containing protein, whose product MNKEIKMVIDEIIKGYEPEKIILFGSNSSGEYNNYSDIDLLVIKNDKKKAFERNRLIRNLLKDFSIPVDIITKTPKEFEILKDVVGTIVFTANKYGKVVYG is encoded by the coding sequence ATGAACAAAGAGATAAAAATGGTAATTGATGAAATAATTAAAGGATATGAACCAGAGAAGATTATTTTATTTGGTTCAAACTCATCAGGGGAGTATAATAATTACAGTGATATTGATCTTTTAGTTATTAAAAATGATAAGAAAAAAGCTTTTGAGCGGAATAGACTCATCCGAAATTTACTAAAAGATTTTTCGATTCCTGTTGATATAATTACTAAGACTCCAAAAGAATTTGAAATTCTAAAAGATGTAGTTGGCACTATTGTCTTTACAGCTAATAAATATGGTAAAGTAGTTTATGGGTAA
- the lpdA gene encoding dihydrolipoyl dehydrogenase — protein sequence MQNFEYDAAILGGGPGGYVAAIRAAQLKLKTVLIEKDKLGGICLNWGCIPTKALLKNAEALHLVKNASEFGIKIDGYSFDFTKIIQRSREVSSKINKGVEFLMKKNKVDIVEGFGKLTKQKSISVLDKNGKKSREITAKHIIISTGARAREIPNVKNDGEKIISSTEAMILPKQPKEMVIIGAGAIGVEFAYFYNELGTKVTLIEMLPNILPIEDEEISKLLEREFKKNGIQILTNTKVKEIDKTKTDVSVTVETSGKISEIKSDIALVAIGVQGNIEGIGLEELGIKAEKSFITIDKKNYKTNLENIYAIGDVSGPPWLAHVASAEGIACVEQIAGHHSAGVNYDAIPGCTYCQPQVASIGLTEKKAKELGYELRIGKYNFRSHGKSIASGETIGFVKLIFDKKYDELLGAHIIGSEATELIAELGLAKSLEATGVTIFKTMHAHPTLSEATMEAAADAHGEAIHI from the coding sequence ATGCAAAATTTTGAATATGACGCAGCGATTCTTGGCGGAGGACCTGGCGGATACGTAGCAGCAATTCGTGCCGCACAACTAAAATTAAAAACTGTTCTCATCGAGAAAGATAAACTCGGTGGAATTTGTCTCAATTGGGGCTGCATACCGACCAAAGCCCTTCTGAAAAATGCAGAAGCGCTCCATTTGGTAAAAAATGCATCGGAGTTTGGAATTAAGATCGATGGTTATTCGTTCGACTTCACTAAAATAATTCAGCGCAGCCGCGAGGTTTCTTCGAAGATCAATAAAGGTGTTGAATTCTTGATGAAGAAAAACAAAGTCGATATCGTTGAGGGATTCGGAAAATTAACCAAGCAGAAATCCATTTCAGTTTTGGATAAGAATGGAAAAAAGTCACGGGAGATCACTGCTAAACACATTATCATTTCGACTGGGGCACGTGCAAGAGAAATCCCCAACGTAAAAAATGACGGAGAAAAAATTATCTCAAGCACCGAGGCAATGATTCTTCCAAAGCAGCCGAAGGAAATGGTTATCATCGGAGCAGGTGCGATTGGAGTCGAGTTCGCATATTTTTACAACGAGCTTGGAACAAAGGTGACTCTTATCGAAATGCTTCCGAACATTCTGCCAATAGAAGATGAAGAAATTTCAAAACTGCTTGAGCGGGAATTTAAGAAAAATGGAATTCAAATTCTCACAAACACCAAAGTGAAAGAAATCGACAAGACAAAAACCGACGTTTCTGTTACTGTTGAGACTTCTGGAAAGATTTCCGAAATAAAAAGTGATATTGCACTTGTCGCAATTGGAGTTCAAGGCAATATCGAAGGAATTGGACTGGAAGAACTTGGAATTAAGGCTGAGAAAAGTTTCATCACAATTGACAAAAAGAATTACAAAACTAATCTAGAAAATATTTATGCGATTGGGGATGTAAGCGGTCCGCCATGGCTTGCACATGTTGCTTCCGCTGAAGGAATTGCATGTGTTGAGCAGATTGCAGGTCATCATTCAGCTGGAGTAAATTACGATGCTATCCCAGGCTGCACATACTGTCAACCGCAAGTTGCTAGCATCGGGTTGACCGAGAAGAAAGCGAAAGAGCTTGGATATGAACTTCGGATCGGAAAATATAATTTCAGAAGTCATGGTAAATCAATCGCAAGCGGAGAAACTATAGGATTCGTTAAATTAATTTTCGATAAAAAATATGATGAACTGCTCGGTGCTCACATAATTGGCAGCGAAGCAACAGAATTAATTGCCGAACTCGGACTTGCAAAAAGTCTCGAAGCCACTGGAGTAACGATTTTTAAAACGATGCATGCTCACCCAACATTGTCCGAAGCAACAATGGAAGCTGCTGCAGATGCTCATGGAGAAGCGATTCATATTTGA
- a CDS encoding thioredoxin family protein: protein MKNSLIALIILGVVIAITFFAIGGLEGNNGETDLSSNDGKSFNEKLEAAKSLNKKIVVSVYTDWCGWCKKMDRETFKNESVISEIVRNFIFIKLNAESSEELTYQGEKYTKVQFAAAFGIKGYPATIFLNSSSDPITVVPGYIDGDMFTKILKFISSEAYLNQTFEKFIEEGKQN, encoded by the coding sequence ATGAAGAATAGTTTAATCGCTTTAATAATATTGGGTGTTGTGATAGCAATCACTTTTTTTGCTATCGGCGGATTGGAAGGGAATAATGGTGAAACAGATTTAAGCTCAAATGATGGCAAATCTTTTAATGAAAAACTCGAAGCTGCGAAAAGCTTGAATAAAAAAATTGTTGTTTCCGTGTACACTGACTGGTGCGGTTGGTGCAAAAAAATGGATCGTGAAACTTTCAAGAATGAATCTGTTATTTCTGAGATAGTTAGAAACTTTATATTCATAAAACTAAATGCTGAATCCAGTGAGGAATTGACCTATCAAGGAGAAAAATATACTAAAGTTCAATTTGCGGCTGCATTTGGAATAAAGGGCTATCCAGCAACAATTTTTCTTAATTCAAGCAGTGATCCAATTACAGTGGTTCCAGGATACATTGATGGAGACATGTTCACTAAAATCTTAAAATTCATTTCTAGCGAAGCATATCTTAATCAAACGTTTGAAAAATTCATTGAAGAAGGAAAACAAAATTGA
- a CDS encoding glycosyltransferase family 4 protein: protein MKKVAILTTGHPPKDERIFHKIAGSLDKNSFKVTIICSTEDIDAKLEGIKCIGFDQKINSLNPISKIKRLINYLTQSEAEIIHACEPMTVLIGYVFRVTNRNNRKVRIFYDVTEWYPENIVKNSPLFFKPLKFLFGHILNFIVSNLCDAIILGENYKKQRYDLYAPKINKYLIGYYPILDYYKASTQAFDGTEIVFGYAGVISVSRGLKIMADALLQLKRQNPNMRIKFILAGRFEDEREKSILNELEVNRINIQYCPWTDYTEFSKHLEPTHICFDIRPANGIYERSLPIKIFDYMALGKCIVASNYKPISDTFADADCGILVNPLNVNIIVFSIESLITNPEKIVELGRNGRRAVEEFFNWGTCEAELLRAYNS, encoded by the coding sequence ATGAAAAAGGTCGCAATATTAACCACCGGTCATCCTCCAAAGGACGAAAGAATATTTCATAAAATTGCCGGTTCACTGGACAAAAACAGTTTCAAGGTAACGATTATTTGTTCAACTGAAGACATTGATGCGAAACTCGAAGGAATTAAGTGCATCGGTTTCGACCAGAAAATAAATTCACTCAATCCTATCTCAAAAATCAAAAGATTAATTAATTACTTAACTCAGTCCGAAGCAGAAATTATCCATGCCTGTGAGCCGATGACTGTTCTCATTGGATACGTTTTTAGAGTGACGAATCGGAATAATAGAAAAGTAAGAATTTTTTATGATGTTACGGAATGGTATCCCGAAAACATTGTTAAAAATAGTCCTCTCTTTTTTAAGCCACTCAAATTCCTTTTTGGCCATATTCTGAACTTCATTGTCAGCAATTTATGTGACGCGATTATTCTCGGGGAGAATTATAAGAAGCAGAGATACGATTTATACGCTCCGAAAATAAATAAATACCTTATTGGATACTATCCAATACTCGATTACTACAAAGCTTCAACTCAAGCATTTGACGGTACTGAAATTGTGTTTGGATATGCAGGTGTGATCTCTGTTTCAAGAGGATTGAAAATCATGGCTGATGCGTTACTTCAACTGAAAAGGCAAAATCCAAATATGAGAATAAAGTTCATACTTGCGGGCAGATTTGAGGATGAAAGAGAGAAGTCGATCCTAAACGAGTTAGAAGTTAATCGAATAAATATTCAGTACTGCCCATGGACTGATTATACCGAATTCTCAAAACATCTTGAACCAACCCACATTTGCTTTGATATTCGTCCTGCAAACGGAATTTATGAAAGATCACTCCCGATAAAAATCTTTGATTACATGGCTCTCGGTAAGTGTATAGTTGCATCGAATTACAAACCGATATCAGATACATTCGCTGATGCGGATTGCGGAATTTTGGTGAATCCTCTTAATGTGAACATTATAGTTTTTTCTATTGAGAGTCTTATCACTAATCCAGAAAAGATTGTCGAGTTGGGAAGAAATGGACGCCGAGCCGTTGAAGAATTTTTTAATTGGGGAACGTGTGAGGCGGAATTGCTGAGAGCTTATAACTCCTAA